The genomic DNA ACCTTTCTGGGCTGGAATACCGCGACCGGCGATGCCCGCGCAACCACCACCGGCCTACCTCGCCGGTTGTCGCGTTCGCCCGATGCTTAGATCGTTCTGCAGGTCAAAGACCCGCTGGCGATTGAGAACAGTGTCTTACCCGTTGCGACGACGCAGCAGGCCGAGGCCGGCGACGCCGAGGAGGCCAACGCTGGCCGGCTCGGGAATGACAATGTCGATATCGAAGCCTGCGGTCTTCTTCTGGATCAGGGCCGAGCTGTTCGGGCCGGCTTCCGCCTGAAGAATGTTGTTGAAGACTAGGGTGACTTCGGTGATACCTTCTGGGAACTCCAGGGTGGCGGTGCCTTCGTAGAGGCCGGAACTCTCCACGAGGATCGGCATGGCCGGGTCGACGTCCAGCGCATCGGCGATACCGGCCAAGGGCAAGCCCTCACCGACAGCGAAGAGCGCACCCGAAGCGAAGACGCTGCCGGATCCGAGGATCGCGTAGTCGCCGAGTTCGGTAACAGAGATTTGGTCAATGTCCTGACCGTCGGGCGCGGTGATCGTGACCTGAAGTCGGTCGGAGGTGACTTGAGCACCGCCATCGGTGGCGGAAGCAATGAAGCCGACGGGCGTGAAGATCAGGCCTTCGTCAGTGACGATAGGGTCGCCGAAAAGTCCGTTGTCGGACTGGCCCCCGGAATAGTCGAAGTTGGCCGTGCTGCCGTCGGGCTGGGACCAAGGAACGGGGCTTGCGAAAGCCGCCCCACTGAGCCCGAGCGCGGCGCATGCCGCGAGGGCAAGAGTCATTTTAGGTT from Planctomycetota bacterium includes the following:
- a CDS encoding PEP-CTERM sorting domain-containing protein — translated: MTLALAACAALGLSGAAFASPVPWSQPDGSTANFDYSGGQSDNGLFGDPIVTDEGLIFTPVGFIASATDGGAQVTSDRLQVTITAPDGQDIDQISVTELGDYAILGSGSVFASGALFAVGEGLPLAGIADALDVDPAMPILVESSGLYEGTATLEFPEGITEVTLVFNNILQAEAGPNSSALIQKKTAGFDIDIVIPEPASVGLLGVAGLGLLRRRNG